In Micromonospora sp. LH3U1, one genomic interval encodes:
- a CDS encoding roadblock/LC7 domain-containing protein: protein MTTTQDLGWLLANFADRVPGVAHAVAVSADGLLLASSRDLPRDRADQLAAISSGLVSLTQGAARCFEGGAVLQTVVEMDNGFLFLMSISDGSSFAVLAARSSDVGQVGYEMALLVDRVGDALTPQPRAAAGMLG from the coding sequence ATGACAACTACGCAGGATCTTGGTTGGCTGCTGGCCAACTTCGCTGACCGGGTGCCCGGTGTCGCGCATGCGGTCGCCGTCTCGGCGGATGGCCTGCTCCTCGCGTCGTCACGGGATCTGCCACGCGACCGGGCCGACCAGCTCGCCGCGATCTCATCGGGTCTGGTCAGCCTGACCCAGGGGGCAGCCCGCTGCTTCGAGGGAGGCGCGGTGTTGCAGACCGTCGTGGAGATGGACAATGGCTTCCTGTTCCTGATGTCCATCTCGGACGGCTCGTCCTTCGCCGTGCTGGCCGCCCGCAGCTCCGACGTAGGCCAGGTCGGCTACGAGATGGCGCTGCTGGTCGACCGGGTGGGCGACGCGCTGACCCCGCAGCCGCGTGCGGCTGCGGGCATGCTGGGCTGA
- a CDS encoding DUF742 domain-containing protein, with the protein MADRDEPTGALVRPYAVTRGRTRPRLDIALEALVETTVRGRTAANGNGGGREHQYIAALCDGRVQSLAEIAARMQLPLGVARVLIADMATDGLVAVHEPTILDDSDDAVGTELLERVLSGLRRL; encoded by the coding sequence ATGGCCGATCGTGACGAACCGACCGGAGCGTTGGTCCGTCCATACGCCGTGACCCGTGGCCGTACCCGTCCCCGGCTCGACATCGCGCTGGAGGCGCTCGTCGAGACGACGGTGCGCGGCCGGACCGCTGCCAATGGCAACGGTGGTGGCCGCGAACACCAGTACATCGCCGCGCTGTGTGACGGACGCGTGCAATCGCTCGCGGAGATCGCGGCGCGGATGCAGCTACCGCTCGGTGTGGCCCGGGTGCTCATCGCCGACATGGCGACGGACGGCCTGGTCGCGGTCCACGAGCCGACCATCCTGGACGACTCCGACGACGCGGTGGGCACTGAACTGCTGGAGAGGGTGCTGAGTGGACTTCGCAGGCTCTGA
- a CDS encoding GTP-binding protein, which produces MSHRPPNPSGRVTSAKIVIAGGFGVGKTTLVGSVSEITPLTTEAIMTSAGVGVDDTRQVPGKTTTTVAMDFGRISIDRDLILYLFGTPGQTRFWFMWDELVRGAIGAVVLVDTRWLADCFAAIDFFEHRRLPYLVAINCFDGMQYHDPQDVRDALAISSDVPVVACDARNRESTKHVLISLVEYVLTMRRTRAVAPA; this is translated from the coding sequence ATGTCGCACCGCCCGCCGAACCCGAGCGGCCGCGTGACGTCGGCGAAGATCGTTATCGCCGGTGGATTCGGCGTCGGTAAGACGACGCTGGTCGGCTCGGTCTCGGAGATCACGCCGCTGACCACCGAGGCCATCATGACCTCCGCTGGCGTGGGCGTCGACGACACCCGGCAGGTGCCGGGCAAGACGACGACCACGGTGGCCATGGACTTCGGCCGGATCTCGATCGACCGTGACCTGATCCTGTACCTGTTCGGTACGCCGGGTCAGACCCGTTTCTGGTTCATGTGGGACGAACTGGTTCGGGGCGCGATCGGTGCGGTCGTGCTGGTGGACACCCGCTGGCTGGCCGACTGCTTCGCGGCGATCGACTTCTTCGAGCACCGACGCCTGCCATACCTGGTGGCGATCAACTGCTTCGACGGGATGCAGTACCACGACCCGCAGGACGTTCGGGACGCCTTGGCGATCTCGAGCGACGTGCCGGTGGTGGCCTGCGACGCCCGTAACCGGGAGTCGACGAAGCACGTGCTGATCTCGCTGGTCGAGTACGTGCTCACCATGCGCCGTACGCGCGCCGTCGCCCCGGCCTGA
- a CDS encoding transposase, producing MSREEDDAVALVRVYCGLASADPADRPASAGSTLTSAVVDDAGRLLHVCEISDDAAGYAQLVALLVERSGGPSGAAIAADSDDHTVISLLSAAGRPLAIADDDLVDDFAERFADDDSLEEMQSPPAERQAVGLARALQAGALSAVTLPAPRDLAGYKQVLAAHAALATGRHSAAVALREVLRELYPAALRAYPDPAEPVSLAVLDALPEPGMLGGTVARGREVSVAADAIAAHLAADGVADEEEINEAVTALRVAISETPRRAAVNRALTSAVAETVRQAVAAVRACDAGCEALVSALGSRVGSPAQAPGRRAAARRGESVGELTGLASTGAGLRPVRPTPAATEPAPALGRRSRPEPIPGNAPLASPRPLGPPPVAPAPVTPPPVAPAPMAPAALAGPPASTLPGREPLPSRIDGPTNRPVSSPPPPPPGITPIAPAQRGMVPPAEAGEPFRPTLTTAAINNARAERQRTVIPPRTVIPPRPKTNGEPRPSHLQRSVDEPPTGGFSATDLSIPVPTPRPGQESAPPGSRANWPLVNNPEDPADSSPNNPVAYPYGGGRGIDAPTDPGRADGRVTPPWLADDLPQEPPMLRLVEPPPLADRALRGGLTPPADPHLETPPLRLVDREQAARNGRAAAARTAEHRPPPPVEHRPPPLERRTPPVEHRPPPVSDEGDGDLLIFAQAKSAWFVGQAEESDLDWSTTADTGWQAAEQAARPAVGAETNAGLPKRVPQANLVPGSPLREERPLRIVRDAASLAENTTGYFRGWRRGQEIGGFAVGGRPGREAAGGWDFSRDHGDRDDDREYEYRSAGYQS from the coding sequence CTGTCCCGGGAGGAGGACGACGCCGTGGCGCTCGTGCGCGTTTACTGCGGTCTGGCCTCGGCGGATCCGGCTGACCGACCGGCCTCCGCCGGTTCGACGCTGACGTCCGCTGTGGTCGATGACGCAGGCCGTCTGCTGCATGTCTGCGAGATCAGCGATGACGCCGCTGGCTACGCCCAGCTCGTCGCGCTGCTCGTGGAGCGGTCGGGCGGGCCGAGCGGTGCGGCCATCGCCGCCGACAGCGACGACCACACGGTCATCTCGCTGCTGAGCGCGGCGGGTCGACCTTTGGCGATCGCCGACGACGACTTGGTGGACGACTTCGCCGAGCGGTTCGCCGATGACGACTCCCTGGAGGAGATGCAGTCGCCTCCGGCCGAACGACAGGCCGTCGGCCTGGCCCGCGCGTTGCAGGCGGGCGCGCTCTCCGCGGTCACCCTGCCGGCACCCCGGGACCTCGCCGGCTACAAGCAGGTGCTCGCCGCGCACGCCGCTCTGGCCACCGGTCGACACTCCGCGGCCGTGGCGCTGCGCGAGGTTCTGCGTGAGCTCTACCCGGCGGCCCTGCGTGCCTACCCGGATCCGGCCGAGCCGGTCTCTCTGGCAGTGCTGGACGCCCTGCCGGAGCCGGGCATGCTCGGCGGCACCGTCGCCCGGGGCCGCGAGGTTTCGGTCGCGGCGGATGCCATCGCCGCGCACCTCGCCGCCGACGGGGTCGCCGACGAAGAAGAGATCAACGAAGCGGTCACCGCCCTGCGGGTGGCCATCTCCGAGACGCCGCGCCGCGCCGCGGTCAACCGGGCGCTGACGTCCGCGGTGGCCGAGACGGTCCGCCAGGCCGTCGCCGCCGTACGCGCCTGCGACGCGGGGTGTGAGGCACTGGTCAGCGCGCTCGGCTCACGGGTCGGCTCGCCTGCACAGGCACCCGGCCGCCGTGCCGCTGCCCGCCGTGGCGAGTCGGTCGGCGAGCTGACCGGTCTGGCCAGCACCGGTGCCGGGTTGCGTCCGGTCCGGCCCACCCCGGCCGCTACCGAGCCCGCACCCGCCCTCGGGCGGCGCAGCCGCCCCGAGCCGATCCCGGGTAACGCACCGCTGGCGTCGCCCCGTCCACTCGGGCCGCCCCCGGTCGCCCCGGCTCCGGTCACGCCGCCGCCGGTCGCACCCGCGCCGATGGCCCCGGCAGCGCTGGCTGGTCCGCCAGCGTCCACGCTGCCCGGGCGCGAGCCGCTCCCCAGCCGGATCGACGGTCCGACCAACCGACCGGTCTCCTCGCCGCCGCCTCCGCCGCCCGGGATCACCCCGATCGCACCGGCACAGCGCGGCATGGTGCCTCCGGCCGAGGCCGGCGAGCCGTTCCGGCCGACGCTGACCACCGCCGCGATCAACAACGCGCGGGCCGAACGGCAGCGCACGGTCATTCCGCCCCGTACGGTCATTCCGCCCCGCCCGAAGACCAACGGCGAGCCTCGACCGAGCCATCTGCAACGGTCGGTCGACGAGCCACCCACGGGTGGGTTCAGCGCCACCGATCTCAGCATTCCGGTGCCGACCCCCCGGCCTGGTCAAGAGTCCGCCCCGCCGGGCTCCCGTGCCAACTGGCCGCTGGTCAACAACCCGGAGGACCCGGCCGACAGTTCGCCGAACAACCCGGTGGCCTACCCGTACGGTGGCGGCCGCGGGATCGACGCACCGACCGACCCGGGACGGGCCGACGGTCGGGTCACCCCGCCCTGGTTGGCCGACGACCTGCCGCAGGAACCACCCATGCTGAGGCTGGTGGAGCCGCCGCCGCTGGCCGACCGGGCGCTGCGCGGGGGGCTCACCCCACCCGCGGACCCGCACCTCGAGACGCCGCCGCTGCGGTTGGTCGACCGGGAGCAGGCCGCTCGCAACGGCCGGGCTGCTGCTGCTCGCACCGCAGAGCACCGGCCACCACCCCCGGTGGAGCACCGACCGCCCCCGCTGGAGCGCCGAACGCCGCCGGTCGAGCACCGACCGCCGCCGGTCTCCGACGAGGGTGACGGCGATCTGTTGATCTTCGCGCAGGCCAAGTCGGCCTGGTTCGTCGGGCAGGCCGAGGAGTCCGACCTGGACTGGTCGACCACGGCCGACACCGGCTGGCAGGCAGCAGAGCAGGCCGCCCGCCCCGCCGTGGGCGCCGAGACCAACGCCGGGCTGCCGAAGCGCGTGCCGCAGGCCAATCTGGTCCCTGGTTCCCCGCTGCGCGAGGAGCGCCCATTGCGCATAGTGCGTGATGCGGCGAGCCTCGCGGAGAACACCACCGGCTACTTCCGTGGCTGGCGTCGCGGACAGGAGATCGGCGGTTTCGCGGTGGGTGGTCGGCCCGGTCGCGAGGCAGCGGGCGGCTGGGACTTCAGCCGCGACCACGGGGACCGCGACGACGATCGGGAGTACGAGTACCGCTCCGCCGGTTACCAGTCCTGA
- a CDS encoding DNA primase: MGNPKHTEVSVARQSPQRPDADEPELDDTTGAVEPDEAEEIDRPSASVDRSLWDELRIDPVEIALPAGTGFTLRAYRPASSLTPTDVTERDQDDPFLARRQVVEEEDDETVVILDEDLADEFADEDESTRRRRDGAADADADADAEADADEADDDVTDEADDEEVPVFLSNRGKLLLFKTPESLVSFIRSGAPNDLSQLDSWNELSERVEPADIAPLDEDTYELDLVVENLRGGHDTWDSTLLIEAGEAARDLSYALRLPAVLDMLSAGSSLDDLDEALRATANGGIGAFLGRRRLKKIGAQTASLGWRTIVGKISAVVDWRD, translated from the coding sequence GTGGGCAACCCGAAGCACACGGAGGTCAGCGTGGCCCGCCAGTCGCCCCAACGGCCCGACGCCGACGAGCCCGAGCTCGACGACACCACCGGCGCGGTCGAGCCAGATGAGGCCGAGGAGATCGACCGTCCGTCGGCCTCGGTCGACCGTTCGCTCTGGGACGAGCTGCGCATCGATCCGGTGGAGATCGCGCTGCCCGCCGGCACCGGCTTCACGCTGCGGGCGTACCGGCCGGCCAGCTCGCTGACTCCGACCGACGTGACCGAGCGCGACCAGGACGACCCGTTCCTCGCCCGCCGTCAGGTGGTCGAGGAGGAGGACGACGAGACCGTCGTCATCCTCGACGAGGACCTGGCCGACGAGTTCGCCGACGAGGACGAGTCGACGCGTCGACGCCGCGATGGTGCCGCCGACGCCGACGCCGACGCCGACGCCGAGGCCGACGCGGACGAGGCGGACGACGACGTCACGGACGAGGCGGACGACGAGGAGGTGCCGGTCTTCCTCAGCAACCGGGGCAAGCTGCTGCTGTTCAAGACCCCCGAGTCGTTGGTCAGTTTCATCCGGTCCGGCGCGCCCAACGATCTGTCCCAACTGGACAGCTGGAATGAATTGTCCGAACGGGTGGAGCCGGCAGATATCGCGCCGCTCGACGAGGACACCTACGAACTTGACCTGGTCGTGGAGAACCTGCGCGGCGGGCACGACACGTGGGATTCGACACTGTTGATCGAGGCCGGTGAGGCCGCTCGTGACCTCTCGTACGCATTGCGGCTGCCTGCGGTACTCGACATGCTCTCCGCCGGCTCCAGCCTCGACGACCTGGACGAGGCGCTGCGTGCCACCGCCAACGGTGGGATCGGTGCTTTCCTCGGTCGGCGGCGGCTGAAGAAGATCGGAGCGCAGACCGCGAGTTTGGGTTGGCGCACCATTGTCGGCAAGATCTCTGCGGTGGTGGACTGGCGCGACTGA
- a CDS encoding PadR family transcriptional regulator has product MKAQALHGHLDALLLAVLEQGALHGYAIIEALRARSDGTLDLPTGTIYPALRRLERAGNVASTWSTVNGRERRTYQLTDSGRRALAGERAGWHEFQLTVGRFLDPGSPPTSPA; this is encoded by the coding sequence ATGAAGGCCCAGGCGCTGCACGGCCATCTCGACGCTCTGCTGCTCGCCGTGCTCGAACAGGGCGCGCTGCACGGCTACGCCATCATCGAGGCGCTCCGCGCGCGCAGCGACGGCACCCTGGATCTGCCCACCGGCACCATCTACCCGGCGCTACGCCGCCTCGAACGCGCCGGGAACGTGGCGAGCACCTGGAGCACGGTCAACGGCCGGGAGCGGCGGACGTACCAGCTCACCGACTCGGGCCGGCGGGCGCTGGCCGGGGAGCGCGCCGGTTGGCACGAGTTCCAACTGACCGTCGGCCGGTTCCTCGACCCCGGCAGCCCACCCACGAGCCCGGCCTGA
- a CDS encoding permease prefix domain 1-containing protein, with the protein MPRCEDVLVDEHLRELAARLQGPARLKSDLLTEARHGLLDAVEAYRESGVSPTEAQRRAVAEFGSPAQLLPSWQAELAVGALRGLSLRMLAIAGVGVAAGDLTWRGSSWSGGPRPPAGYLLLSNSVDWIWMGALLLAVTGLLVVAASARSPRPGLALAQRVVGTGLTGMLVLGMVAGCALFTWSLNLWEAALSWPPMIIGAVLVGGAYFSLARAARGWLLAATR; encoded by the coding sequence ATGCCGCGCTGTGAGGACGTGTTGGTCGACGAGCACCTGCGGGAGTTGGCCGCCCGCTTGCAGGGGCCGGCGCGACTCAAGTCCGACCTGCTGACCGAGGCCCGGCACGGGCTGCTGGACGCCGTCGAGGCGTACCGCGAGAGCGGCGTGTCGCCCACTGAGGCGCAGCGCCGGGCGGTGGCCGAGTTCGGCTCGCCGGCGCAGTTGCTCCCCTCCTGGCAGGCCGAGCTGGCCGTGGGTGCCCTGCGCGGGCTCTCCCTGCGGATGCTGGCGATCGCCGGGGTGGGAGTGGCCGCCGGCGACCTGACCTGGCGGGGGTCGAGCTGGAGCGGTGGGCCACGCCCCCCGGCCGGCTACCTGCTGCTCTCCAACTCGGTCGACTGGATCTGGATGGGTGCGTTGCTGCTCGCGGTGACCGGTCTGCTGGTGGTCGCGGCGAGCGCGCGTTCGCCCCGACCGGGCCTGGCCCTGGCACAACGCGTGGTGGGCACCGGCCTGACCGGCATGCTGGTCCTCGGCATGGTTGCCGGCTGCGCCCTCTTCACCTGGTCACTCAATCTCTGGGAAGCGGCGCTGAGTTGGCCACCGATGATCATCGGCGCGGTGCTGGTGGGCGGTGCGTACTTCTCGCTGGCCCGCGCGGCGCGCGGCTGGCTGCTCGCCGCCACCCGCTGA
- the cydC gene encoding thiol reductant ABC exporter subunit CydC, with protein MSAKHEPDRVGAEPVADVKQAGRADAERAVLRLARPYLSRLVGAGLLAAATEFAGLALMATATWLLMSAAGQPPLDRLTVAIVAVRALAISRGVFRYTERLAGHDAVLRMITDVRARVFATLAARRSTVYRSGDVLSRLVSDVEAVQDLLLRVLVPGSAAALVGVLAVAVAALISPPAAAALAVGLLVAGVALPVLATAVTRRSAAEVAPLRGALATDAIDLTHGAADLAAFGATDVTLRAAEQRARRLARLERRLAATGFAVDAAGVLTAGLTAAAVVLAALAADVPGVLVGVLAVGALAAVEVALALVGAARQWTQLRPGLARVAALLDVDTPTPPPTDGVTDLGGPHELRFVDVTVRYRAGAAPALDGVSLDLLAGRRIAVVGPSGAGKSTLAAVLTGAVRPVSGRVTMDGRDLSAYAEEALPRAVGGLLAEAHVFHATVRENLLLGRAGAGEEELTAANAAAGLLEWVRAQPAGWDTLVGEEGGQLSGGQRQRLALARALLAAPPVLVLDEPTEGLDPTAADAVLASALAATPAGHSVLLISHRLSGLAELDEIVVLDGGRVIQRGRHAELVAVPGWYRDQWLLQAAAERGYLALAP; from the coding sequence ATGAGCGCGAAACACGAGCCGGACCGGGTGGGCGCGGAGCCGGTCGCCGACGTGAAGCAGGCCGGGCGGGCCGACGCCGAGCGGGCCGTGCTGCGGCTGGCCCGGCCGTACCTGAGCCGCCTGGTCGGTGCCGGCCTGCTCGCAGCCGCCACCGAGTTTGCCGGGCTCGCCCTGATGGCCACCGCCACCTGGCTGTTGATGAGCGCCGCCGGCCAGCCTCCGCTGGACCGGCTCACCGTGGCGATCGTCGCGGTCCGGGCGCTGGCGATCAGCCGTGGCGTGTTCCGCTACACCGAGCGGCTCGCCGGGCACGACGCGGTGCTTCGCATGATCACCGACGTTCGGGCCCGGGTCTTCGCCACCCTCGCGGCCCGCCGCAGCACCGTGTACCGCTCGGGGGACGTGCTGAGCCGGCTGGTCTCCGACGTCGAGGCCGTCCAGGACCTGCTGCTGCGGGTGCTGGTCCCGGGCTCGGCGGCGGCCCTGGTCGGTGTGCTGGCAGTCGCCGTGGCGGCGCTGATCTCACCGCCGGCCGCCGCCGCGCTCGCCGTCGGCCTGCTGGTTGCCGGGGTGGCCCTGCCCGTGCTGGCCACCGCCGTCACTCGCCGCAGCGCGGCCGAGGTGGCCCCACTGCGCGGAGCACTGGCCACCGACGCGATCGACCTCACCCACGGCGCCGCCGACCTGGCCGCGTTCGGGGCGACCGACGTCACGCTGCGCGCCGCCGAGCAGCGTGCCCGCCGGCTGGCCCGACTGGAACGTCGGCTGGCCGCCACCGGGTTCGCGGTGGACGCGGCCGGGGTGCTGACCGCCGGGCTGACCGCTGCGGCGGTGGTGCTGGCCGCGCTGGCCGCCGACGTGCCGGGGGTGCTGGTGGGCGTCCTGGCCGTCGGCGCTCTGGCCGCCGTCGAGGTGGCTCTGGCGCTGGTCGGGGCGGCCCGGCAGTGGACGCAACTGCGGCCCGGTCTGGCCCGGGTGGCCGCCCTGCTCGATGTCGACACGCCGACTCCCCCGCCCACGGACGGCGTGACCGACCTGGGCGGCCCGCACGAGCTGCGCTTCGTCGACGTGACCGTGCGGTACCGGGCCGGCGCGGCCCCCGCCCTGGACGGCGTCAGCCTGGACCTGCTGGCCGGGCGGAGGATCGCGGTGGTCGGCCCGAGCGGCGCCGGCAAGAGCACCCTGGCCGCCGTGCTGACCGGCGCCGTCCGGCCCGTGTCCGGCCGGGTCACCATGGACGGTAGAGACCTCTCGGCGTACGCCGAGGAGGCGCTGCCCCGCGCGGTCGGCGGGCTGCTCGCCGAGGCGCACGTCTTCCATGCCACGGTGCGGGAGAACCTGCTGCTCGGGCGTGCCGGGGCAGGCGAGGAGGAGCTGACCGCGGCCAACGCCGCCGCCGGCCTGCTGGAGTGGGTACGCGCCCAGCCCGCCGGCTGGGACACGCTGGTCGGCGAGGAGGGCGGGCAGCTCTCCGGCGGCCAGCGGCAGCGGCTCGCGCTCGCCCGGGCCCTGCTCGCCGCGCCACCGGTGCTGGTGCTCGACGAGCCCACCGAAGGGCTGGACCCGACCGCCGCGGACGCGGTGCTCGCGTCCGCGCTCGCCGCCACCCCAGCCGGGCACTCGGTGCTGCTGATCAGCCACCGGCTCAGCGGCCTGGCCGAGCTGGACGAGATCGTCGTCCTCGACGGCGGCCGGGTGATCCAGCGCGGTCGGCACGCCGAACTGGTTGCCGTCCCCGGCTGGTACCGGGACCAGTGGCTGCTCCAAGCGGCGGCCGAACGGGGTTACCTGGCGCTCGCCCCCTGA
- the cydD gene encoding thiol reductant ABC exporter subunit CydD, whose translation MNRRPFDPRLLRRVPAARRDLAVLALLGVLAAGLIVAQATALAAVLATAIGGRLDRPALAGFVVALAARSALVWAQGTVSARVAATVKATLRADLLGAVGRHGPGWVAGQRAGEVATLAGRGLDALDAYFTGYLPQLVLSVTVPVAVLARVVFADWSSAVIIALTLPLIPVFGALLGWQAQAATERQWRRLSLLGGHFLDMVAGLPTLRVFGRARAQTDVVRRMADGHRVATMKTLRIAFLSALVLELVATLSVALVAVPVGIRLLGGGLALQTALLVLLLTPEAYLPLRSAGSRFHASMEGLAALDEALTISAAPTAPRAAEGAATPDARREIRFEGVTVAYERTTALRDVTLTIRPGERIAIIGPSGAGKSTLLGLLLGFVTPTSGRVTVDGVDLTTADPDAWRRQLAWVPQRAHLFAASLADNIRLGAPDTPADALAAAVHDAALDDVVAGLPDGLDTLLGERGHGLSSGQRQRVALARAFLRAAPVVLLDEPTARLDTAAEAVVLDATRRLVAGRTALLVAHRPALLADADRILRVEDGRVTELTPEPTGKATR comes from the coding sequence GTGAACCGCCGACCGTTCGACCCGCGTCTGCTGCGCCGGGTCCCTGCGGCCCGGCGCGATCTTGCCGTGCTCGCGCTTCTCGGCGTGCTCGCCGCCGGGTTGATCGTGGCGCAGGCCACCGCGCTCGCGGCGGTGCTGGCCACCGCCATCGGCGGTCGGCTGGATCGGCCGGCGCTGGCCGGCTTCGTGGTCGCGCTCGCTGCCCGCTCGGCACTGGTCTGGGCGCAGGGCACGGTCTCGGCGCGGGTCGCCGCCACGGTCAAGGCCACCCTGCGGGCCGACCTGCTCGGCGCGGTGGGCCGACACGGGCCCGGCTGGGTGGCCGGGCAGCGAGCCGGTGAGGTCGCCACCCTGGCCGGACGCGGGTTGGACGCGCTGGACGCGTACTTCACCGGGTACCTGCCGCAGTTGGTGCTCAGCGTGACGGTGCCCGTGGCGGTGCTCGCCCGGGTCGTCTTCGCCGACTGGAGCTCGGCGGTGATCATCGCGCTGACCCTGCCGCTGATCCCGGTCTTCGGCGCGCTGCTCGGCTGGCAGGCGCAGGCCGCCACCGAACGGCAGTGGCGCCGGCTCTCGCTGCTCGGCGGGCACTTCCTGGACATGGTCGCCGGGTTGCCCACGCTGCGCGTGTTCGGGCGAGCCCGGGCACAGACCGACGTGGTGCGCCGGATGGCCGACGGACACCGTGTTGCCACCATGAAGACGCTGCGGATCGCGTTCCTCTCCGCGCTGGTGCTGGAACTGGTCGCCACCCTCTCGGTGGCGCTGGTCGCGGTGCCGGTCGGCATCCGGTTGCTCGGCGGCGGGCTGGCCCTGCAGACCGCGCTGCTGGTGCTGCTGCTCACCCCGGAGGCGTACCTGCCGCTGCGGTCCGCCGGCAGCCGCTTCCACGCCAGCATGGAGGGGCTCGCCGCACTGGACGAGGCACTGACCATCTCGGCCGCGCCCACCGCTCCCCGGGCCGCCGAGGGTGCCGCCACCCCCGACGCGCGGCGCGAGATCCGCTTCGAGGGGGTGACCGTGGCGTACGAGCGGACCACCGCCCTGCGCGACGTGACCCTGACCATCCGGCCCGGCGAACGGATCGCCATCATCGGGCCCAGCGGCGCCGGCAAGAGCACCCTGCTCGGCCTGCTGCTCGGCTTCGTGACCCCGACCAGCGGCCGGGTCACCGTGGACGGGGTCGACCTCACGACCGCCGACCCGGACGCCTGGCGCCGGCAGCTCGCCTGGGTGCCGCAACGGGCCCACCTCTTCGCCGCCTCGCTGGCCGACAACATCCGGCTCGGCGCACCGGACACCCCGGCCGACGCACTCGCCGCCGCGGTGCACGACGCCGCCCTGGACGACGTCGTGGCCGGCCTGCCGGACGGTTTGGACACCCTGCTCGGCGAACGCGGCCACGGGCTGTCCAGCGGGCAGCGGCAGCGGGTGGCGCTGGCCCGGGCATTCCTGCGGGCCGCACCGGTGGTGCTGCTCGACGAACCCACCGCCCGACTGGACACCGCGGCCGAGGCGGTGGTGCTCGACGCCACCCGCCGTCTTGTCGCCGGGCGGACCGCGCTGCTGGTCGCGCACCGACCGGCGCTGCTCGCGGATGCCGACCGGATCCTGCGTGTCGAGGACGGCCGGGTCACCGAGCTGACGCCCGAGCCGACCGGGAAGGCGACCCGATGA
- a CDS encoding cytochrome d ubiquinol oxidase subunit II, which yields MDLAWYALLGLFFAGYLVLAGYDYGVGLLLARGGGPAGRRETLTALGPFFLGNEVWLVAAMGVLFGAFPVLEGELLSGCYPAVAGALVGVILVTAGVQLRSRPTEERIRARWDRVVMIGSALAALGWGVVLAALLQGVPLQADGHVAGVSHLATPFAAAAGLAMVTLVAVHGATFLTLRLSADAAAVVGRTARRLVPVALTAVALATVVGLLSSRVRDAVQRPAVAVLLPVLLAAALLAARAALARRRPGWALVATGAALALPVVLVGAALWPYVLVSTTDPNASLAVADAAASTPTLRLLGWLALPLLPVLLGFQAMCWWVFRGRTDGRAPVYW from the coding sequence GTGGACCTCGCCTGGTACGCCCTGCTCGGCCTCTTCTTCGCCGGCTACCTGGTGCTCGCCGGATACGACTATGGCGTCGGGCTGTTGCTCGCCCGCGGCGGCGGCCCCGCTGGGCGGCGGGAGACGCTCACCGCGCTCGGCCCGTTCTTCCTCGGCAACGAGGTCTGGCTGGTGGCCGCCATGGGCGTCCTCTTCGGCGCGTTCCCGGTGCTGGAGGGCGAGTTGCTCTCCGGCTGCTATCCGGCTGTCGCGGGTGCCCTGGTCGGCGTCATCCTGGTCACCGCGGGGGTGCAACTGCGCAGCCGGCCCACCGAGGAGCGGATCCGCGCCCGCTGGGACCGCGTCGTGATGATCGGCAGCGCCCTCGCCGCACTGGGCTGGGGTGTGGTGCTCGCCGCGCTGCTCCAGGGCGTGCCGCTCCAGGCCGACGGGCACGTCGCCGGGGTGTCGCACCTCGCCACCCCGTTCGCCGCCGCCGCCGGTCTGGCCATGGTCACCCTGGTCGCGGTGCACGGCGCGACCTTCCTCACCCTGCGCCTGTCGGCCGACGCCGCCGCCGTGGTCGGCCGCACGGCTCGCCGGCTGGTGCCGGTTGCGCTCACCGCGGTCGCACTGGCCACCGTCGTGGGTCTCCTCTCCTCCCGGGTACGCGACGCCGTCCAGCGGCCGGCGGTGGCCGTACTCCTGCCGGTGCTCCTGGCGGCGGCGCTGCTGGCGGCCCGTGCGGCGCTGGCGCGGCGGCGGCCGGGGTGGGCCCTGGTCGCCACCGGCGCGGCCCTGGCGCTGCCGGTGGTGCTGGTCGGCGCGGCCCTCTGGCCCTACGTGCTGGTGTCCACGACCGACCCGAACGCCTCGCTGGCCGTGGCCGACGCCGCCGCCAGCACACCGACGCTGCGGCTACTGGGCTGGCTGGCGCTGCCCCTTCTGCCGGTCCTACTAGGCTTTCAGGCCATGTGCTGGTGGGTTTTCCGAGGACGGACCGACGGCAGGGCACCGGTGTACTGGTGA